Genomic DNA from Telopea speciosissima isolate NSW1024214 ecotype Mountain lineage chromosome 2, Tspe_v1, whole genome shotgun sequence:
AAGAGATGGTTAAAGTAGAGTAATTTTATGCATGTTTTTTCAGTGTAGATGATTCGTAAAATGTAATGGTGCAGGTAACTTTGAAGAATTTAAGGGTTTCTAGTTCTTATATCATTATTTTATATTAACACTATCAAATGGGTTATTTGTGCATAGTTCCCTCTGAGATTAGTAGGAATAGATATTGTTGATCACTATTAAGTTGACTCACTGAGTTATAATGGCTAAAATTTGAGAGGCACATTGATAGACCACATGGTGGGAGTATGGCTTGACATCTCTTGTTTGATTCAAATCTTTTGAGGTCGTAGTGGAATGTGCACTTCATCCTATGATTAGCATCAGATTAAATTTCAACAGATTTTTTCTCGGGAATCCGGATCTTTCTGGCTCAAGGGAGTATTGGGGACATGTCATGTCTGCAGAAAAGGTTCCCTTGTCCcctcccccaccaaaaaaaaaaaaaaaaaaaaaaaaagtaactctGGGCCAGTTGGTGAGGGCAACTCCATCTGGGTGAAGTTGATGCCTGATGGTACTTCCTCTAGGATTAAGACTTTCAGAAATTTAGgattttcatgattttttatTGGTGGAACGAGATTTCTCTAGTATCTTTGCctcattggttgggtgaataTTGGGTCTAGTGAAGTTTGGTGATTTCTCAATTGCTTAGATAGCCTTGGATATTGGCCTCCAAACTGAACACCTTGTTTGCATAGAGGCCAATATAGACCAACACTATATCGGATTCTTTTGCTAGAAGTGGTGATTCAGTACTGTCATGAATATTGGGTAAATAACCTCTATATAATCTAGGCCTTGATAAATTCTTGCTTTTGGCTTCAGTACCTTGTGTGTTCTTTTTCATCAATGAAATTCTGGCCATGAGAAAGTAAAAGTTTTGTGGCAGCTGTTTGCTTTATTGTTCTTTTAATTCTAATTGTGTTCAGGTGGAAGCAGAAGCAGATGGCATGActaactttatttattttggttcttGGAGGGGGGGCGGGGGGAGGGTTGGTTTGACTCCTTATTGTGTAACTCATGATAATTGATTGTCTTGCACTCTTTTAATTCTTGTGTTGTCAGTTTTCAGATGTTATTTCTTTATAAAatcttccttttttcctttcctattctGATTTACTATTCACTTATAGAAAAGTTGAACTGTAGTTAAAGGAGAATCATATATACTCGACTAATTATTTTCTGAATGAATAATAAACATTTTATTGTCTTTCCATAATTAAATTGTTGCCTATTGCCTATGTTACTGGGTGAGGATATGATTGCAATCATGGGTATGGTCTATTTGCGTTGCTTTCATTATGTGTGTGGTTTAACATTATTTATTATACATTAGGAGTCAGTGATAGGACTTATACATTGTCTTTCCTTAGACCTGAATCATGATATTTTGGAATGGCAAGAAGAAAATGCTTTCTTATCAGGTGGCCTTATACACCAAGGATGGGTTCTCTTGTAAGGTACTGAGTTGTTTTACTTTTATTTGGACAGGTTTGAGGAGGTCGCATTCAGCTTTAATGGGGGGAAAGACTCAACTGTAATTCCTTTGCACATTTGTCTACATTGAAGTTCTTACTTGTTCAGTAAAAACAGGTAAAGCCTCATGGATATTTAGAATGAACTTGATTTTGCAGGTCTTGCTCCATTTGCTTAGGGCTGGATACTTTTTGCATAAAGAGACACCTAATTATTTGAGTGAAGGCGATACAAATTGTGAAATGAAGTGTCCAATAAGAACCATCTATTTTGTTAGCCCTTGTGCTTTCCCAGAAATCGACTCCTTCACATATGAAACAGCTGCTACGTGAGTGAATTTCTGTTGTCTCACTTTTCTTATGGCTCTGTTGTTGATGCAAACTAGTTCCCACTTCCCCTCTCTTAGTTCcaagtattttttttcctgggTAGGAGGCTTTAGGTTTGTTTTAACATGCAAGCATGCAGATTTATTTTGGGTCTATTCTTTCTTTGGAGCAGTTATGACTTGCAGCTGGAAAATTTTCGCATAGATTTCAAGTCTGGTTTGGAAGCTCTTCTGAAGGAAAAACCAATTAGAGCTATTTTTCTTGGTACAAGAATTGGTGATCCTAATGCGGTATGGATGTGCGTCTTTGTTAGTTCATTGTTGTTTCTTCAGTCTTCTGGAGCTGTTTCTGAAGTCATCAATAGTCCAAAAAGCCTTAACAAAATGCATAATTACACTTCTGATTTGTTTATGTCTGTGCAGGTCGGCCAAGAACAATTCTCACCTAGTTCACCTGGATGGCCGCCTTTCATGAGAGTGAATCCCATCTTGGATTGGTCCTACAGGTTTGCCATGAACTATATAAGTTATGATTTGTGAATACACATGCttacacacaatcacacatggCAAGCTCTAGCAGCTGAATTGTAAGCACCTTTGTGTATACAATTCCCTATTGAGCTCCTGGCTGGAACCTTGGCAGCTTCAGATGAATTTGAATAAAGTATTTTTCTGTATAATCATTAGTGATGACAAGCTgtatcttcttattctttttatCTACTAAATCATTTGATCTACATGGAAAAGAATAACCATGCAAAAGTATGCTCATTCATTCTGTTTCTTATTATCCATTTATTAATAGTCAGAATGATTTATCTACTATAATTATGATCATCATCTAATTAGCTCTTACTCAATTGATATGGATGTCAAGCTTAAGGAAAGCAACTTGCAGTTAAGGATATATAGTTTCCAGACTTGGTGTTTTAAGTCGAGTAGTTACTCAAACAAGCCTAATCCAGCCTGTTGCAGTGTTCTATGTACAAATTACAAATCTTGAAGGAAGTTAAATCTAAAAGAATTTGGGTCGGATTAGACAACCCTTAGTGAAGAGATAGCTTTTTCCAGGATCCCATTGAAACTTGTTATATGATATGTTAGTTGGTGTTCTTTTAAGTGTGAAAATGCTCTTCCTGTTCTTTTGGCTGTTTTCAATGCAACTAATGAGTTTTAACTTTTGTATTGAACAGGGATGTATGGGCCTTTATTTTGACATGCAAAGTTCGATACTGTAGTCTTTATGATCAAGGGTATTCTTTTTTCCCTCTTGATAGGATTGACATTCCCTAGTAACTATACTCTTATACCTAGGACTGTTTTACACTTTCAGTGATTTGGTTTGTTGGTACACTATCTgacttcttttattattattattatttttaaaattgttGTTGTCGTGAATATTATTATTACAGTTTCTTAGAGCTGTTACTGAATTTCTGTGGGTGTGGATATTTTTTTGATAACTAATGTTTAGTTTTGTCACTGATGCACAATAAGCATTCAATTGTTGTATTATAGGTTTTGGTACTAAAATCTTAGAcatattatttctcttttataaaTCTAATGCTTTTGTGCTTTACAGTTATACTTCCATTGGGAGCATATATGATACAGTTCCAAATGCATTGTTGGGCACCAGTGATTCTTCCACCAGCAAAGAGAACTTTAGGCCAGCCTATTTGCTCTCAGATGGAAGACTAGAAAGAGCAGGTAGAGCAAAAAAGTGTTCTCGTCAAGATTCTGGAAGTGATCCTGTCATAAATGAAAGCCGCACTTTAACGGTGTCAGTCATTGCTGTCGGCGATGAAATTCTGTACGTCCTCTAATTTTAATTGTATATTTGTAAGGTTTTACAGGAATAAATCGTAATCTCTATCCTGGAATTTCACTTGTTAAGAAAGGGCAGGGAGAACTTCTGCATGCAGCAAATTTCTCAAGCTtttgttgcaaatgtcttgCCTAAACCCGCAATGTGCTTCCATTTACTTTGATGAAGTTTGGTCAGCTAATGTAAATTTACCTATTTAGAAGCGTCTTAAGTAATTTATTGTACTAAGAAATTAATTTTCAATTAATAATGTGGCTCTTAATATAATCTTCAAAGTTCATATTAAATGGatgtagctgagatgaggattTTGAGATGGAGGAGTGGCAAGATTAGGAATCAGAAACCAAAGGATCTAAGGTTATGTAGAGTAGTGCACCAACTGATGGCAAGACGACGGAAAGTCAATTAAGATGGTTGAGCCATGTGCAATGAAGTCTGATGAATGCATCATTGAGGAgtgatatggtgcgaattggAGGTGTCACAAGGGAGAAGGGGAGGCCAGCCAACAGTGATCTGGCTTGAAGTGATGAGTGAAGGATTACAATTTCGATGATTCTTCAATTGAGCTATCTATCCATCTAAGTGCATTGACTGAATCTCCTCTATAATAGCATCATCAATTCCCTTTCTCATTAGTAGATTGATCTCTGGACACTCTCACATTCCTCTCTTACCATAGATACCAACATGTTGGTAGAAAGTCACCTTTTTTGTAGGAATCTCCCTCCCTCAAGAGATGCCCCATGCCAATACTCAGagtttcttcatttcttcaggAAAAACCTAAAACATCTGAAAGGGCGTAAGGAAATAGAATCAGACCTGTTTGGTGAAagagaaacaaacaaaatagaTGTTTAACGGATCCACCCTCCACCACAGCAAACATATATGAAGAGAGAGGACTATGccctggtctctctctctctctctctctcttagtacGAGTGTTTAGTTATGTACACTTGTATCATGGACCCCTATTGGATCCATTCTATGTTTTGGTTATTTGTTATCAATCACTATAGGAGGAGTAATAACAATCATCCAAGAAGGTTCACTGGGAGGCAGCATGTCGTATCTTATGATATCTAAAGGGGGCCAGGAAAGGGGCTCATTTATGCACCTCATCAGCATATAGATTGTGATGCAGTAGCAGACCCTTTATTTAACTTCTAGGCAGGCCCATGTGATGCATATTTTTAGGCCCACAGGTCCAGCCAGCTTTTTGTCCAAATATCCATCGAGCAGGAGCTTAAAGGAAGATATTTTCTTCAGATTTAGTGGGCCCCATTCCCAGTTGCATGgaaaagaactgaagaagattCTTTCCAGATTTGTGGGCCCCATTCTGGCCATAACATGGAGGAGTTTTAGGGGTAGGTTGCTGCCTTTACGTGGAGAGGGATATTAGAAGATTTGGTGATCCTTTACAGCTATGGCATGGGCTCCACCTGGACAGCTGGCTTAGAGGAGTGATtgctgagatttttttttccagatattgtctactttctattttcgttTTATAATTCATGTAACAGCAAtagttatttagtttctatttccagttctcagttttagaaagtaggGAGTTTCCGTTTttatttggtttctattttgtaaaagggggtggggattttttttttggatttagcAACCTTTCTATGGCATACTCTTGGAGAGTTTAGTTGtaactttattataaatataagaaatGGAGACATTACCCATTGCTTTTTTGAGTTTAAGAAAAGAAGCTTTGCTTTAACCTTTGAGATGCAGAACCTCCTAGTGGGAGACTAGGTTGGAGTTAGGTGGGAGGCCTGCTCTGCAGTTCAAGTGGGAGATTTGAACATAtcattttcttatctttttcttttatttgctctctctctttctttctattcaGTCAACCAACTCCAGCAAGGTAAACTGATACTGTCTTTCTTAAGTTCTACTTTATTTCATTGGTTTTGGTGTCCTTTTATTGCGGCTATATTACCATTCCTGCAGTTTTCTCTCACTGCCAGACACTCTCGGTTCTGCAGGCCTGAGTTTCCTTGATCTGTTGGTCCTGTTTAAGGGCCATGCATCTGTCTGAACCGCTGCCCTTGTTTCTGGTGTTCTGTCCATCAATAATACTGACTCTTATCATTGTTACAGATTTCTCTTCAGGTTTTTCCAGCCTTCAACTTCAGCACGTCCACCATTTTGAACTCAGACTTCAGTCATAGTTTATGGCCTATCCAGCCCTTGGATTGGGCTCTGATTTTGGGGTCTCAATCCTCTTTAATATCCCTCCACTTGACCAAGACTTGAGAGGCCCATCAGATCAGTTGATCTGCAGTTACATTTAATCTCTCTTTTAGcttatttttgttgattctttattttctaattCTGTTTTATGGGTCTTCGACAGATCCATTGGGTTATTCTCACCTTTGGAGCACTTATTTAGCTGGGCATAAAACCTAATCGACTTGATTTACAGCCCCATCCTATTGGTGGATGTTAAGTTATTTGATTCTCTTGTATTGGGGCTAGATTCTTGAAATTGAAGTGGCAGAAATTTAATGGTCTGGCTAGTCAAGTTGGTGGCACCAGAAATATCTTCTGTCAACTGTTTGGAAATCAGAAGGCAGAAAACATTCTGTCCACTGTGATCCTGAGTGGGTTTGTAGCCTTTAATCTATCCTACAGGTTATAGCACTACATTATTAGGTATCAGAGACATGGCTGAGGGGAGTTCCAACACCCTGAATCAGGCTGCAGACACTACTAATCTGACCGTTGTTGAGATGTTCCGACAACTGATGGACATAATGACTGCCATAGGGCAACGTGTAGAATCCATGGCTACAGAAACCATGGGATAACAGCAATCCACTGTCAATCATGCTTCTAGAACTGTCCTACAACAAGCACAAAGGACTGTCCACACGACAGCTCCCTATGAAGATTATGTTCCAGCCCACTTTGATCATGTTCTAAACCTACGGCAGCTCAACGATAAGCATAAGGTGAAGCTGGAACTGAAGGAGTATAATGGGAAACACGACCCGCAACACTTTCATGATTGGTTGTGTGCGCTCGATGACTATTTCGATTGGTTCAACCTATCGGAAGAATGGAAACTGAAAGTTGGCCCGCACCAAATTAGTGGGGACAACAAGGGAATGATGGCGTAACCATGAGGACAAGTTGATTTGTTGTCGACGAGAGCCCACCACGTGGGAGGAAATGAAGGATGAGTTGAAGGGCAAGTACATGCTCTAAACCTTTAGATGAAAGCTTCATGATCAAATTAACACTCTTCATCAAGGGTCCTTGTTGGTTGAGTACATGGATATGTTTGGTGACCTTATTTCTTGTACGGGCTTAGATGAGGAAGACAACCAGCTGATTTCTCGTTTCAGATTGGGGTTACGACATGATGTACGTGATAAGATGGGAGTGACCAGCATCCTTAGTTTGAACGGCTGTTTTGAGAAAGCCCTTGAGGCTGAAGATATGCTCAAAACATGTACTCAACGTTCCTACCCACAGTCCGGAGATACTAGACAATTTTCCAGCAAGCAAACCAAGTGGGTTTTCTAATCGAACTCTACAGTCCATGCCAGACAAGGGTAAAACACCTATGTTTAATGATGAGGTGATCAAGTACTACCACTGCAGGGGTTATGACCTGCAAGGTTTCCTAATCGATCTCCACAGTCTACACCAGACAGGGGTAAAGCACCTATTGGCTGGTTTTGACGGTGATAGGAGATCTACCACAGGTTATTGCACGTTTATTGGTAGTAACTTGTCATGTGGAGAAGCAAGTAGCAAATAACTGGGGTTAGATCCGGTGTTTCACGAAAGGACCATATAGGCTATGGCTCATATTGCGGCCGAGTTGAAGTGGTTGAAGTCTCTGCTTCAAGAGTTGGGTTTTCCAATTACTAAGCtgatgaagatgttttgtgacaatcaagctgtTATATATATTGCCAGTAACCCGGTGTTTCACGAAAGGACCACACATATTGAGGTTGACTATCACTTTGTGAGGAGTGCTATTATGAAGAAGCTGATTGTTACTCTGTTTGTTTCATCTGTAGAACAGTTGGCTTTTTTGGAAGGATTGTTCCAAGCTGAGTGTAATTGAATCAAAAGTAGAAGCACCGAATACCAgaaccagagaaagagagatgagaggaagaagagtgaAGACTGAGAGAATGAAGGGGACTGTGCGATATGATAGAATGAATCTATCGCTCAGCCTGAATCTCTTTATATTGAAACAGAATACATAACCATAATAGGACTCTATTACATCCTCAGAATATAAATCTACTTAACCTAAAGTCTAATTGCAATAGGAAAGAGTAAATAACAAGAACTAAAACTACTAACTAGTTGTCGACATGATCCCCTATGATATAGGGTCCATGGACCT
This window encodes:
- the LOC122653232 gene encoding FAD synthase-like isoform X2, producing the protein MEIDKAIRESNDRRLKSKYNNAIYVIKRAFALYAFEEVAFSFNGGKDSTVLLHLLRAGYFLHKETPNYLSEGDTNCEMKCPIRTIYFVSPCAFPEIDSFTYETAATYDLQLENFRIDFKSGLEALLKEKPIRAIFLGTRIGDPNAVGQEQFSPSSPGWPPFMRVNPILDWSYRDVWAFILTCKVRYCSLYDQGYTSIGSIYDTVPNALLGTSDSSTSKENFRPAYLLSDGRLERAGRAKKCSRQDSGSDPVINESRTLTVSVIAVGDEILFGTVEDQLGSSLCRKLRSIGWTVSHTAVVRNDIDSVAEEVEQRKSSNDVVFMYGGVGPLHSDVSVAGVAKAFGVRLAPDEEFEEYLRHLTSDQYTGDRNEMAQLPEGITELLHHEKLAVPLVETAQPLSKLCLEFPDLSIGCFRKSRVGPLIVNFVGKDQARIELAVEALCKKFNHGDFSEVNCG